The region AACAGTTGTGCTCAGTGCATACACAAGCTCACACACaagcgcgcacacgcacacacactcttctctgGCTGCATGTACAGCTGAACCATTAGGTTAGTAGAAACAAGACATGGAGCTGTCATAAGAAAAGTAAactgggattttattttaattccaaCTGCAACCATCTTTACAGAATAAAGTTATATAAGTAGATTTAATAAATTGTGCCGTCATATACATAGTATTTATTTGTGTACAGTACTTTACTGTGTCCATGAAGGCATTGTGTCATGACTGTACATCCCAAACTCCCAAAATACAGAAAACCTTTTAGCTTCCAAATTCTGAGCAGCTTTCCAGGGTCAGGGTTGATTATTTAAATCTGCAGCCTGTGTGGgtgcagtttttattttcccccgTGTCAATAAAACTGTCCCCTGaggctgttgtcatggaggCAGTGGAAATAGAAGAGCATTAAGTCACCACTGTctggaggaaagaagagagacTGGGGCTTGTTGAGGGAGGAAGTGGCACGGTGGGCACCTGAGTCCTGATACAGAAAACCAGTAAACCTGTTACCTGCTTTATTCCTCCACAAGTCTGGGCATGTGCAGCTAAATCCAGTCTGCTGATGTAATATCTGCAGGGGCGTTTCTGCCACCCACACGATGACATTTCAGAATCAACTAATGATAAAAGGACCCATTAATTCACCCCAACGTGCGTAATATGCCTATATATTTAGACATATAGCCAAAATGTTTGGTATTTGACTCCTACATTACTGTCATTGATATGGAACTGAGGCATTAGGTGGCATCATGTGACTGATCTTTTCTACTGAGTCACTGTGGCTTTATGGAAAAAAGACTGAAGGAAGGTGaacttcagtgtgtgtgtgtgtgtgtgtgtgtgtgtgtgtgtgtgtgtgtgtgtgtggtgtgtgtgtgtgtgtgtgtgtgtgtgtgttatgctgTGCTTCTTAGTCTTTGAATTGAAGGGATAATGAAGTCTTCTGGGGGCCGATGAAGGCGCAGCTGGATTTTGACAGAGGTGGAAGTCTGTCCTGGTTccgtctgtctgtttctctgtcCTGCTGCTAAAGACTTATTCCTAAAGTCAGTCTATTGATCCATCTTGCCCCACCCACTTGATTTATATACAGAATGTTTTGGGCCTATTTTATTTGCTGTGATATCTGGAGAGGAATTGGGTGTGAGACGGGACTGATCCCTCAGTTCGATTATTCCTGCCTGATTGGTCCAGAGCCGCCCCCTCCATGTGACATTGCATCTTGAAAAGTTCCGCTCATGCGGATATTGTGCGACCTCACTTTGCAGCGGCGCCAAGGGCAGCGGATCACCTGAGGCCCGTGTGGATCTCGGTACCTTCTCATGTAACAGCAGCACAAAGTGCAGCGTCAGCGCTTCATCTCCCGCCTCAGcacaaacaaagacacagtGGCCCACTTTCTGTTGCGACCCAGCGTGACCCCACATCACCTTCACACATCATACAGAAAGTGTTTAATATAGTTTGACCTTTTCTGACCTTGATCCTGCGTGCATGCGTAGCCTGTCGGTGGGATCGAATGTGCAGAACAAAGTAGCCTCCAGATGATTACGTTTATTATTGGCTCTGTGAAAGTGTATTTATGGGTAATCTtatcattttcctcctctctctctctctctctctctctctctacccccttcCTTTCACCCCTTTCTTATGTATCTTTCTGTTTGGCTCCttcacctcccccccccccccccccacacacacacacacctttacagcAGAACAAGCAGGTAACAGGGTACCTGTTGTTCTCTCTGGCCACGGCCGTCATTGGATCTCTGCAGTTTGGCTACAACACAGGAGTCATCAATGCTCCAGAGCAGGTTTGCATCTTTGTGTCTCTATAAGTGAATAAAGAACTCGTTGTAAATGTGAATAGTTTTATACAAATATCTACTAAATTCGGTGCTTCTTCAAAGCAATGTTACTGTAGCTACATGCTGAGCAACCGTGGCTCCCACATGTGTCTGAGATTTAATCATATTTCACCAGAAATTAAAATCCTTCTTCAACGACACCTGGATGGAACGATACAAAGAGCCAATCAGCCCAGGGGTCTGTACCATCGTCTGGAGCATCGCTGTTGCCATCTTCAGCGTGGGCGGCATGGTGGGCTCATTCAGCGTGGGAGTCATGGCAAACAGATTTGGAAGGTGCGGAAGGAGTCAGTCCAGATTTGTCTCCTGATGGAAGGGAAACTGGTCCATTTGGACTTTTAGTGTTCACATGAGTATTCCCTTATTCCTCTAATCATTGGCCCTGTGTATTTCCTGCTCCACCCAGCTGACTAAGCATTACTTCTAATGGAGAATATAGAGCCCTTGTATCTGGTTTGAATGTTCCCCAGGGCTGTTTCTCATTTCTCCATTTGTGTCTCTGTATTAGACCACAATCATCTTGACTTATCAACTCCTCAGAGTGGTGTGTGTCGACTTTATAATATGATAGTTGAAAACCCCACTCAGTCAACGTTTCCCCTTCCTCAGGCGTCGCTCCATGTTCCTGGTCAACTGCCTAGCAGTGATTGGGGGCCTCCTCATGGGCTTCTCAACAATCTGCTCCTCCTATGAAATGGTTATTGCTGGCCGTTTGGTCATTGGTCTGTTCTGTGGGCTCTTCACTGGCTTGACCCCCATGTACGTGGGTGAGGTGTCCCCCACTCCCCTGCGCGGAGCCTTTGGGACTCTTCACCAGCTCGGTGTGGTTCTGGGCATCCTGATCGCACAGGTCAGCAAACTCACCCCAGATTTAAACTTTTATTATGAGTTAGGCACAAAGTAGATTGAATGTTGATGTTCTAACGTGAGCTTTCGTGTTCAGATCTTTGGTCTGGAGGCTCTGCTCGGCTCAGCCAAGCTGTGGCCCCTGCTGTTGTCTCTTACTGTGGCCCCTGCCGTGGTGCAGTGTATCCTGCTGCCCTTCTGCCCCGAGAGTCCCCGTTTCCTGCTCATCAACctgaagcaggaggagcaggcccgGAAGGGTAGGACTGCTTCTCTtgagttcttcttctgctgtctctgctgccGGTGAtgcttctgtgctgctgctgctgctattgctgcaGCCCCTTCAGCGATGTGCTGGAGAGAAGAGTGCTTAACAGCCAGACGGTCTTGGCATCTGCTTATCACACAGACTCTAAAGGACTGACCCACTTCTTCACATCTGACACAAACAGTCTCCACGGTTACAGGTGTGGCCGTGATGTTTACAGTAACAAGTCCTACTGAAACCTCTGAGGGTGGTCACAGTGTTGGTGGGAATCTACTGTTTTAACTGGTCTCAAAGCTCTTCTCCAGTCCCAGTTAGTAACCAGATGTGTTCACTCCCTACTCCATTATCATATCCTGTGTTGTCCTGTCTCCATGTGTCCGCTCTCTGTTCCGTCGACAGCGTTGGTTCGCCTGCGCGGCACCGAAGACGTGTCTGCAGACCtgcaggagatgaaggaggagagtgCCAAGATGGCGATGGAGAAGAAGGTGACCATCCCCGAGCTTTTCCGCTCGCCTGCTTTCCGCCAGCCGCTCCTCATCGCCAtcgtcctgcagctctcccagCAGCTGTCAGGAATCAATGCTGTGAGTCTCAGACAGATGTGGCTGAATTTTCACacatctgcatttgtttttatcCTGGCACGTCCCGACTGTTCAAAGGTCTGTCGGTCCAATCACTAAAGATAACGTGCACAATTAACCACGAGAGAAGCAAAAGTCTAAATAAAGAATTTTCAAATATCCCGACGTGTTATCACCTGGAACTCtgcattatttaaatgcaaTCCTAATTCTAATCTTGCTCCCTCAGGTCTTTTATTACTCAACAGGCATCTTTGAATCAGCTGGTGTAAAACAGCCCATCTATGCCACCATCGGCGCCGGAGTCGTCAACACTATCTTCACCGTTGTTTCCGTGAGTGTTTCTCGCTCCGCTGCTGTACGAGTCTGCGACCGTTTACGCTGAGCACTGTTCTCTTGCCGGCCCACTGCAGCTCTTCCTGGTGGAGAAGGCTGGGAGGAGGACCCTGCACCTTCTGGGACTGGGAGGAATGGCGGTCAGTGCTCTGGTCATGACTGTCACCCTTCTGCTGGTGAGTTTGGTGCTTTCATCGTGGGTGGTCAACCTAAGATGCCAACAGATCCAGCATGTCCGCATCCTCTTGAGCTTGAAGGAAGATCTTCAGAAAGACCATAACTCTGATTTAAGCTCATTCTACTTCCTTGGTTATTGTCATAATAATGCTCCTTGTTATGAGATTAGCATCCAATGTCTCAGAAATGTGCAGAATTTGACAattctttttgtctttctcaGCAAAAAAGCATTCCTGCGATGAGCTATGTGGCCATCAGTGCTGTCATGATATTTGTGGCTATGTTCGAGCTGGGTCCTGGTCCAATTCCGTGGTTCATTGTGGCCGAGCTCTTCTCCCAGGGTCCGCGCCCGGCGGCCATGGCTGTAGCTGGATGCTGCAACTGGACAGCCAACTTTCTGGTTGGAATTAGCTTCCCCAAACTAGAGGTGAATGTTTGGAATGGCTCAGTCAGGTTCTCCACCTCCAATCAATCCTTATTCAGTAAAAATTTAAGAATGATGTATATATAAAACATATTCCTATATTTGTATATTTCTGACTCAGCCTTCTTATCTTTTCAGGAGTTATGCGGGCCCTGggttttcctcattttcaccaccttcctcatcatcttttTCATCTTCACCTTCTTCAAAGTCCCAGAGACGAAGGGCAAGACCTTTGACGAAATCGCCCGTAGCTTCGGCGGCAGCCCGCCTCCCGTCTCCGTGTCCGCCGAGGACCCTCCAGCCAGttccagtgctgcagagaatcTTACCACCTCTCCAGTGAAGGAGAAGGTCCCACTGGTGGAGGCACCGGCAGCAGATCCTCCTCCCGCCACTGAAAACACGCCCCTtgataaagataaagataaagcCACGGTGCAGGAGAGTGTGTAGAGCAGCTGTCGATGTAGGAGGAGGTTGTGAATGAAGGAAATGCTGGGACAACAATGCTACCGGGATTTTATATCAGAGCTACAATAGTGTTAGCAaattttgacctttgacctgttcaGGGTCATTCTTTCTGCTTTGGCAGCAACATTCTTTATAATTCCTTCTTTCAAATCCTCCCTAAGGTGAAAGAGTCAGTGTGCAATCAGGCCAAACGTACTCTCTATTCCTCTGAATTACACTATACCTAGAATTCAAGATGTCAGTCAGGATCACTGGAAAAAACAGGCTTTGTTGTGAACACCAACATATTGTCCAGATGGGGGCGAGCCTGCAGACCACTAACAGTTGTGTGTGCACGGTCACGCTGCACGCAGGTCTTTCCAGGTGCGAGAGCGAGTTCAGGTCCACAGTGACCCTGAGGTGACAGGGACAGCAGCAATGACACACTTTTGTCCTGTTCCAGTGGATGTTAGATTTACAGCTGTGCTTTGGTCCCGTGTTTTGTTGCCTGTTAAGTGTTGTCTGTGTTCTGAGAGTAGATTTAAAATgaagctctgccatctgtgGTCGAGCATGAGCTTGCCGGTGATACCAAAGGGTTGTTGTGTCACATCTCGCTGTCACAAAGCTTTGCAAACTCAGCAGGAGCCACTGTTACTGTAAGCTTAGTTATGCTTAATTCAGATAGAAAAAGAGAGTTAGATATTTATTTATCGTACCTAATGTAGCTTCTTATTGTAGAGGGTCCTGTGATGTCATAGCTCGTCAAATAGTGACTGTGGCCTGTTGACATGTTGGCTGATTGGTGTGCACATTTATGTCAGGGGAGGGTAACGTGCAATGATCTCTATTCTTCGGTTTACTAAAAATACAGAGTATTTATTACATTAGAACTATTTTTTGCACAAATTACATAAAGTTACTATCCACAAAAGCTACCATTAGATTTCCAGACTGAGTATTGAGCTGCTGTGGTTCAGTAAACCATCACATGATGCGCTGCTGTGAGATTTTGAATGAACTGGGAGATGAACGTCTcatttgctgttgctgctgttgatttAGATGCACCTTGTAACCTAatgagcagcagagcatcacagTCATTTAGAGCTCTTAAATACTACTGAACAGTACTTTAAAACAGTATAAAACCATATTTAAGGGAAGACTTTCCGCACATAGAATAGCTATATGAAATAGAATAACTATATAAAACCTTCAAGAACACTAAAATAGGAAACGTACATGTATAAgtatgtgtgttttggtttgaaaATGATCAAGCTTTGCATCTTCATCTGTaagaaatgtgtcttttctgttgttttttatgGCATGAGGCATATTTTAAGGCTAATTTAATAGTGATGTGTTGAATAGTCCGATGGAGAAAAACCTCACCAAGTAATTAACAAATAACTTGTTGTTTGGTTGTCTGTTTTTTGTGccctgtttatttgtttatgtgtttatgtgtttatttatttatttatttatttatttatttatttatttatttatttatttaaagcttCCCCTTTATTGGTGAACCGAACATTAAAACGATGCCACTCACCAGCAGCCAGTTGAGATTTGACACTTATATATGAATAATAATATCTAAAGTTTACAGAAACATGAAGGCAGGATTGAGATTTGGTTGCATCTAAAGATTTGAATCCTCGTATCCAATTTTAGTTATTTAACCCATTTTCTAAAAGGATGAAACCAATAAGTGGATCTCTCTCAACCTCCAAGTATAAGAAGATAAAAGCATCCAAGTGTAAATATCTATTTTCTATCAGAGTGATATCTAATGTTGGTTTGCTACGTGGCGTTTTCCTTCGGGGTCGTGGATGACTTGCTGACTTCAGTTGAACATTTCTTGACCTTGGTGTGaagtttgtgtctttgttgaacACGATGTCTCCGTTGTCACTCGTTACAGACCGTCTGCACCACGCCTAAAAAGCATTGATGTGAATCAAAGAACCCACCAACACACATGTGGCTTACTGCTTTGTCTGCTTCCCTGTTGTTTGGTCCtggtgtgcatgcgtgtgtgtgtatgttgtaaTTGATGTACTGGATGTAATGTATGGTTTGAAATCATGTACTGTAAGTCTATTTGTGCCTCTTTGCATCTCACACATTCACAGACTGTTACTCAACGCTTGCACTCACGACGAACTCCGATCTCAGTCGCTGAGCCAGCGACTTAAACTATCAGTTGCTGCGTCACGCCGCTCCAACGCCTGAAGTCACGTCATAAACTGCTTTGTCAGGTATTTAGTTGGAAGCTTTTTGAGTGGTATTTTTTGGGATGCTGGGAAGTCAGAAGACAATTGTTACCGAGCTCTACATATTCATCCCTGTGATCTGTGATGGGAGTGAATCCACTTTGGTAGCTGCAGTGAATTATGCTTTTCACCTTGTCTCCATGTCAGCATTACTGTTAAATAATCCATCTGTTTTGACTTTGTTTGTACTGTACAGACCAGATATAATGTTGTTAAATAAACTACTAAACATGTGAAAGGCAAGCTGTGAGTTCAGAAAATTACAGAAGATATTActggtgttttctgtctgtgcaaagaatgaaaaatgaaGTTAATGCAtgaaaagaattttaaaaaaaaacatatttacatataCATAATATTTTAAATTGGTCTAGAGTACATCTAGAACAAGACCAACTGAAAGTGTATGCTGTATAGAAttaaatttaataataaaatgaattttgCGGTATAGGGTTAAatttaacaattaaaaacactttaGATCAGTTCTTGTTGCATGTCAGTATATAGTAGTGTTTGATTTCTAGTCTGCATTGCGCATAAACATGATCAAAATTTTGATACgaacatttaaaaaatttaaaaaaattacatttaaaatttaaattagCAATACATCTGTACAAATGTGTCGCTTACATGCACATATCATGCGTGTACACGTGTACATGTGTGCAAAACCTCAGAGAAGCCGTttactcctgcagttcttctctACCCCGCTAGAGGGCAAACTAGTGCAGGACATGCGCAATAAGGCGCAGAGCGCCCGTTCGGCTGTTTACCGTGCGCATCGGCTGATACCTAGGAATAAACCAGGTGAAGAAaaatcatcctcttcatcacgtcggaTCAATCGTTATTACACACTTTTAGTCGTAATTTATGGTTTTAAAACTAATCTGCTTACCGGTAAGTGCACCTCAAGGTTATCTACATTCTTCATTCCTCGTTTGCATCTTTTATATTTGGCTAATACGTGAACACAAGCAGTCATTTAGCTTCACCAATGTTACTCTTACCTAAACGCAgctcttgtgtttttctctggcTCCTCTTATTGCGCAGCCTTCTGCAGCACACAGAATATTAGATTTGAcgtctgctgctgtggtgcacgtcaggacccccaccccccattgcAGAGGAACATCTAGTCATTTATGGATTAAAATCTCTATTTGCCTctgttcagttttgtttttgtgagttGGAATTGTGGAAAGAGCTTATTAATTATTTTTCCAGCCAGTGTAAATGGCTACATTTCTGGAATGTCTGTCTAAGGTTTCCAGTCTGAGGAGGAATCTGCAAACATGTTTTACACCTGTGGTCCCAACGAGGCTATGGTGGTGTCAGGTAAAGTCCCCACTGTTTACTAATGTCAGAAATGTTAACTGTAGCTTGAGTTCCTCAAGTTCGTACTAATAATCAGATTTTTGGACATTCCTGGTCACTCTTGCAGGATTGTGTCGTTCCCCTCCACTGATGATTGCAGGAGGTCGAGTGTTTGTCATCCCGTGCATCCAGCAGATACAGAGGTTGACATTTAAAACACTACAAAATAATGTTTTAGCTATATAATCCTAGGAATGCTTAAGGGGCTCAAAACAGGgccattgttttatttttaaatgatctgtGTTTAGTTAGTTGACAGTTCACCATCAGGTTGTCTATTGTTACCTCACACttgttttaacatttgaaaAGTTTCACCAGTAGTTTTGATGGTTGAAGACATGGAAGTGTTCCTGCAGGATCTCCCTGAACACTCTGACTCTGAACGTGAAGAGCGATAAAGTCTACACCCGCCACGGCGTCCCCATCTCTGTAACTGGAATTGCCCAGGTCAGTGTGGTCCCCACTGACGTTTCAATATTTCTAGAACAGAAGAATAGCTGTGCGTCAGCGAAAGAACCTTTGTGATTATGTCAGTTGTTCTCTGGTTTCTTGAGAAAACAAACCTGTTTCCAACAAATCTGTTTCCATCAGATGAAGATTCAGGGTCAGAATAAACAGATGCTAGCTGCAGCCTGCCAGATGTTTATGGGGAAGTCCGAAGGAGAGATCGCCCAAATCGCCTTGGAGACTCTGGAGGGTCACCAGCGGGCCATCATCGCCCACCTGACTGTTGAGGTTGGCTGTTTCAGCGTGTAGTTGACAGGAAACATGAACATCATGGGTCCTACTGTGAGCTGTTGCATGGGAAACTTCTCTAATGTGCAATGATTCCAAACCTATTTCTTCCTCTCAAAGGAGATCtacaaagacaggaagaagtTCTCTGAGCAGGTTTTTAAGGTGGCGTCCTCTGACCTCGTCAACATGGGCATTAGCGTGGTCAGCTACACGCTAAAAGATGTTCACGATGACCAGGTGAAACAATTTCCTCTTAAAGACAGAACCTCTTCTAGACCAGTAATATTCATAATGTTTGGGTTGTGTGATATTTTATACCAAACTTCTCTTAAATGAATATTTCTCCTAGTCTTTTAGAGCATTTTAAAGTTGCATCTTCTTGCTTGTACCACTCATATGTATCTTCTGAATGTTGTCTTAATCGGCCTGTGGTTTAATAAGTGctgcagttttgtgtttttatacacagtttaaaaaaatattggcCTAATGATGAATTCTGGAATCCAGGATTATCTGCATTCCCTGGGGAAGGCTCGGACGGCCCAGGTTCAGAAAGACGCTCGCATCGGAGAGGCCAAGAACAAGAGAGACGCTGTGATCAGGGTGAGACACGATGTCCCCAACATAAACACAGACAAAGCTTAGTTTCCTGTCGAATCACTAAGGCTGACCTTGTTTGAGGCAGTAGACAGAGTCCGCCTCTTTATGCCACTCTCTGTTATCTTTGCACCACAGGAGGCTCACGCCATGCAGGAGAAAGTGTCGGCTCAGTATAAGAACGAGATTGACATGGCGAAGGCCCAGAGGGACTATGAGCTGAAAAAGGCAGCCTACGACATTGAAGTCAACACTAAGAAGGCTGAGTCAGAGATGGCCTATCAGCTACAGGTATTCACGAGGTTCACGTCAACATTAAAACTTGGGGGTGGAATTGATAAAGGCCGATTCCCCTGATTTGCACAGTGAGTAGAAATGCCAGAACTTGGATCTTCTTCCCAACTGCCAGGTAGCAAAGACGAAGCAGCGCATCGAAGAGGAAAAAATGCAAGTGCTGGTGGTTGAGCGGACACAGCAGAtcatgctgcaggagcaggagatcaCCCGCAGGGAGAAAGAGCTGGAGGCCAAGGTGAAGAAGCCTGCAGAGGCCGAGAGGTACCGGCTGGAGAAGCTAGCTGAGGCTGAGCGGTGAGTCTGGCTAAAACAGAGTGGCCTCATTGTTGGGTAGATATGTTAACCCCTCAAGAGCAGATCTAAATCCTGTAAATTCAAGAGCGATGATGATGCGGGGACTGTGGTGTGAGTCACTGTGTCATCTCTCCCCGTCTAGTCTAAAGTTGATCATGGaggcagaagctgaagcagaGTCCATCAGGGTGagtgaaatatttttttaaatgaacagaacAAGGGGATTTAGTGGATTTCTTGTTAGCAGTAAGAATGCTGGTCTCCCCCAGATGAAAGGGGAGGCTGAGGCATTTGCGGTGGAGGCCAAGGGTCGTGCAGAGGCGGAGCAGATGACAAAGAAGGCAGAGGCCTTCCGGCAGTACAGGGATGGAGCCATGGTGGACATGCTGCTGGAGAAACTGCCTCTTGTAAGAAACTCTAGATAGCAAAGTGCATGTAAATAGCAGAGCACCTGAAGGTGTGAGGTATATGCACATGCTTTAGAAACTCATCTCTATAGGTTTGATTATTAAACGTATTCCTCTTCTACCAGATGGCAGAGGAGATCAGCAAGCCCCTGTGTGAAGCCCATAAGGTTACCATGGTGTCCAGTGGTGATGGACAGGTGGGGGCAGCCAAACTCTCAGGAGAGGTTCTGGACATGATGACCCGCATCCCCGAGGCCTTGGAGAAGCTGACGGGAGTCTCCATCTCCCAGGTAACACATTTTTCTGTGAACATCCTTTACAGGATATATGTATTATTCATTCCTTTCAATTGTGGCCTAAAAACTCTTTCCCATCTCTCATCTCTTGTGCAGGTGAACTCACATACAGGCTGAACAGACCCTGTTGGATTCTGGTAACCAGGCAGACCCACTTTCTCACTGCTCCCTGGACTTTCTGCACCATTGATGACACTAACacctttcctccttctctcacATCAGCTGTAAACCTCGGGCACCTTTCTGTGCTTATTGTGGTGTAGCCAAACTCCTTTTTCTTGTCTCTATTTAGTCCTGCTAGAATTGGTTAATAGAAAAATCGACAGcagcaactgttttttttatttcatcaagTTCTTGCCTTAAACCTGTAAATGTGCGTCTCTGTATTATCTGTCTGCTTCACACCGAGTGTCTCTGCTGAGCCTGTTACCTTTAACGCCTTCAGTGTATCTATCCCTGCACTGCCTTGCTGAAAAACCTCAAGTGCatcttatttttacattttttcataCAAACATACTTCAAATGTACTAATGCTGTCTATCAAAACAACAGCCCTCATACACACATCTTTCTCAGTAGAGATAGTGTTTATTCCAGTAACCAATGCTCAAAGCTTAATttttatattcatttatttacactaAAACCACTCACATCCCTTAATGTTGACGGTCACTTTATGAATCTGAAGGATTATTTCTGGGAAGAAGCAATGTCCTGAAGAAGAAACCGGACAACTGTGCAACACAATCAAAAGCAGTTTTCATGTGTAAATGACAGTATTGTAAACAGAAAAACTTTATTGGTCCGTATAcattatacatatacatacataacacctttatatatatttacatttccTGTGTTAAATTACAGCAAGTCtgtatttgttttcctttaactTAGGGTATTTTGCTTTTGACAGTATGAACCCAGTCTAGGACACAAACCTTGATTTTTATGTTGTGCGTGATTTGTAAAACTGTAGCAGCCAACTACACTTAAGACCTACTTTATTTTATCTGAATAGATGATTTTACATAATTATAGCTGACTGTTTAGAGAGTATTGACTTACCAGTTTGTAAATTTGTATGTAGCTCAGTAATCCTGTTTCTTTCAGGTTGTTGACCAGCAATATATTTTCTGTTTAACTAAAGATTTGATCAAATAT is a window of Takifugu flavidus isolate HTHZ2018 chromosome 21, ASM371156v2, whole genome shotgun sequence DNA encoding:
- the LOC130518544 gene encoding flotillin-1 isoform X3 — translated: MFYTCGPNEAMVVSGLCRSPPLMIAGGRVFVIPCIQQIQRISLNTLTLNVKSDKVYTRHGVPISVTGIAQMKIQGQNKQMLAAACQMFMGKSEGEIAQIALETLEGHQRAIIAHLTVEEIYKDRKKFSEQVFKVASSDLVNMGISVVSYTLKDVHDDQDYLHSLGKARTAQVQKDARIGEAKNKRDAVIREAHAMQEKVSAQYKNEIDMAKAQRDYELKKAAYDIEVNTKKAESEMAYQLQVAKTKQRIEEEKMQVLVVERTQQIMLQEQEITRREKELEAKVKKPAEAERYRLEKLAEAERLKLIMEAEAEAESIRMKGEAEAFAVEAKGRAEAEQMTKKAEAFRQYRDGAMVDMLLEKLPLMAEEISKPLCEAHKVTMVSSGDGQVGAAKLSGEVLDMMTRIPEALEKLTGVSISQVNSHTG
- the LOC130518543 gene encoding solute carrier family 2, facilitated glucose transporter member 1-like isoform X2; translated protein: MEGQNKQVTGYLLFSLATAVIGSLQFGYNTGVINAPEQKLKSFFNDTWMERYKEPISPGVCTIVWSIAVAIFSVGGMVGSFSVGVMANRFGRRRSMFLVNCLAVIGGLLMGFSTICSSYEMVIAGRLVIGLFCGLFTGLTPMYVGEVSPTPLRGAFGTLHQLGVVLGILIAQIFGLEALLGSAKLWPLLLSLTVAPAVVQCILLPFCPESPRFLLINLKQEEQARKALVRLRGTEDVSADLQEMKEESAKMAMEKKVTIPELFRSPAFRQPLLIAIVLQLSQQLSGINAVFYYSTGIFESAGVKQPIYATIGAGVVNTIFTVVSLFLVEKAGRRTLHLLGLGGMAVSALVMTVTLLLQKSIPAMSYVAISAVMIFVAMFELGPGPIPWFIVAELFSQGPRPAAMAVAGCCNWTANFLVGISFPKLEELCGPWVFLIFTTFLIIFFIFTFFKVPETKGKTFDEIARSFGGSPPPVSVSAEDPPASSSAAENLTTSPVKEKVPLVEAPAADPPPATENTPLDKDKDKATVQESV
- the LOC130518543 gene encoding solute carrier family 2, facilitated glucose transporter member 1-like isoform X1, which translates into the protein MEGQQNKQVTGYLLFSLATAVIGSLQFGYNTGVINAPEQKLKSFFNDTWMERYKEPISPGVCTIVWSIAVAIFSVGGMVGSFSVGVMANRFGRRRSMFLVNCLAVIGGLLMGFSTICSSYEMVIAGRLVIGLFCGLFTGLTPMYVGEVSPTPLRGAFGTLHQLGVVLGILIAQIFGLEALLGSAKLWPLLLSLTVAPAVVQCILLPFCPESPRFLLINLKQEEQARKALVRLRGTEDVSADLQEMKEESAKMAMEKKVTIPELFRSPAFRQPLLIAIVLQLSQQLSGINAVFYYSTGIFESAGVKQPIYATIGAGVVNTIFTVVSLFLVEKAGRRTLHLLGLGGMAVSALVMTVTLLLQKSIPAMSYVAISAVMIFVAMFELGPGPIPWFIVAELFSQGPRPAAMAVAGCCNWTANFLVGISFPKLEELCGPWVFLIFTTFLIIFFIFTFFKVPETKGKTFDEIARSFGGSPPPVSVSAEDPPASSSAAENLTTSPVKEKVPLVEAPAADPPPATENTPLDKDKDKATVQESV
- the LOC130518544 gene encoding flotillin-1 isoform X2, with translation MRNKAQSARSAVYRAHRLIPRNKPGEEKSSSSSRRINRYYTLLVVIYGFKTNLLTGFQSEEESANMFYTCGPNEAMVVSGLCRSPPLMIAGGRVFVIPCIQQIQRISLNTLTLNVKSDKVYTRHGVPISVTGIAQMKIQGQNKQMLAAACQMFMGKSEGEIAQIALETLEGHQRAIIAHLTVEEIYKDRKKFSEQVFKVASSDLVNMGISVVSYTLKDVHDDQDYLHSLGKARTAQVQKDARIGEAKNKRDAVIREAHAMQEKVSAQYKNEIDMAKAQRDYELKKAAYDIEVNTKKAESEMAYQLQVAKTKQRIEEEKMQVLVVERTQQIMLQEQEITRREKELEAKVKKPAEAERYRLEKLAEAERLKLIMEAEAEAESIRMKGEAEAFAVEAKGRAEAEQMTKKAEAFRQYRDGAMVDMLLEKLPLVRNSR
- the LOC130518544 gene encoding flotillin-1 isoform X1, whose protein sequence is MRNKAQSARSAVYRAHRLIPRNKPGEEKSSSSSRRINRYYTLLVVIYGFKTNLLTGFQSEEESANMFYTCGPNEAMVVSGLCRSPPLMIAGGRVFVIPCIQQIQRISLNTLTLNVKSDKVYTRHGVPISVTGIAQMKIQGQNKQMLAAACQMFMGKSEGEIAQIALETLEGHQRAIIAHLTVEEIYKDRKKFSEQVFKVASSDLVNMGISVVSYTLKDVHDDQDYLHSLGKARTAQVQKDARIGEAKNKRDAVIREAHAMQEKVSAQYKNEIDMAKAQRDYELKKAAYDIEVNTKKAESEMAYQLQVAKTKQRIEEEKMQVLVVERTQQIMLQEQEITRREKELEAKVKKPAEAERYRLEKLAEAERLKLIMEAEAEAESIRMKGEAEAFAVEAKGRAEAEQMTKKAEAFRQYRDGAMVDMLLEKLPLMAEEISKPLCEAHKVTMVSSGDGQVGAAKLSGEVLDMMTRIPEALEKLTGVSISQVNSHTG